A region from the Rhinoderma darwinii isolate aRhiDar2 chromosome 2, aRhiDar2.hap1, whole genome shotgun sequence genome encodes:
- the DNAJC30 gene encoding dnaJ homolog subfamily C member 30, mitochondrial: MAEVSLRLLRSKARQHLIEESIPCGRKHGSLLVPPCGVSGKCTEASYRLQFYTLWPSETHRGRVARGTVDRQMNTKQEVRVYSQWTASRAFYHQNGRQRNGPNNGAQDSRSPLYKSRTAYYDILEVTGNATQSQIKTAYYKQSFRFHPDRNCGNEGAAKQFGMVTEAYYVLGSIGLRKKYDHGILSLEDVRSAKKPSGKSVSPSRKAGGPRAAAANSSSETPTKPMFDFDAFYQAHYGEQLARERSWKARRERLEKQKTENKMSFGLNKLGELSSVLLFVSATILLLSLR; encoded by the coding sequence ATGGCGGAGGTCAGCTTAAGGTTGTTACGGAGTAAAGCACGGCAACACTTGATTGAGGAGAGTATTCCGTGCGGCAGAAAACATGGCAGTTTGTTGGTCCCACCTTGCGGGGTTTCCGGTAAATGCACTGAGGCAAGCTATAGACTGCAGTTTTATACATTGTGGCCCTCAGAAACTCATAGGGGCCGGGTGGCACGGGGGACTGTGGACAGGCAAATGAACACCAAACAGGAGGTGCGTGTCTATTCTCAATGGACTGCTTCAAGAGCCTTCTATCACCAAAATGGCCGCCAAAGAAATGGCCCCAACAACGGTGCTCAGGACTCAAGGTCTCCTCTGTATAAAAGCCGTACAGCGTACTACGACATTCTGGAGGTGACTggaaacgccacacagtcccagaTTAAGACCGCCTATTACAAGCAGTCCTTTCGCTTCCACCCAGACCGCAACTGTGGGAATGAGGGCGCTGCCAAGCAGTTTGGGATGGTGACTGAGGCTTACTATGTATTGGGCAGCATCGGCCTGAGAAAGAAGTATGACCATGGCATCCTGAGCCTGGAAGATGTCCGCTCTGCAAAGAAACCCAGTGGGAAAAGTGTCAGCCCTTCCCGTAAAGCAGGTGGTCCGAGAGCGGCAGCCGCTAACTCCAGCTCCGAGACACCTACCAAGCCCATGTTTGACTTTGATGCCTTTTACCAGGCCCATTATGGGGAGCAGTTGGCACGGGAGAGGTCCTGGAAGGCCAGACGGGAGCGCTTAGAGAAGCAGAAGACGGAGAATAAAATGTCTTTCGGGCTTAATAAGCTTGGCGAGTTGTCATCGGTGCTGCTTTTCGTGTCTGCCACCATTCTGCTTCTGTCGCTACGATAA